A window from Candidatus Bathyarchaeia archaeon encodes these proteins:
- a CDS encoding 50S ribosomal protein L40e, translating into MPITDPFKKAIAQQHRLYMKICRDCGVRNAGSAVKCRKCHGKNLRWKKREIVK; encoded by the coding sequence ATGCCGATTACTGATCCTTTTAAGAAAGCTATTGCGCAGCAGCATAGGTTGTACATGAAAATTTGTCGTGACTGTGGCGTTCGAAATGCTGGATCAGCCGTGAAATGTCGCAAGTGCCATGGTAAGAACCTGCGCTGGAAGAAACGCGAAATAGTCAAGTAA